Below is a window of Populus trichocarpa isolate Nisqually-1 chromosome 3, P.trichocarpa_v4.1, whole genome shotgun sequence DNA.
tatgaggcatgaaatatagtataattatcccacatcgaaaaaataaaaaataatttatgtggatataaactataaaaaataaatgtgaggTATAAGGTGTAGTATAGGTATtccatatcaaaaaattaataaataatccaCGTGAATATAgtctataaaaaattagattttatctaGGTTAATTATGTTATGCTGGGTCATGAGAATTTAGATTAACCTAATAGATCATTCCAGTTATGTTGGGTCATTAAATCTTTGGTTTTTTATGGCTCGAGACCTGCTATGATTTGAACAATAAAACTAAGATTAATGTCTCATATTTGAGTCTTGtcgttgaattttttgaaaaatcatatatctgTGTTTGATTAGCACCATTCTTAAAAGGTATCTGAGATAGGTTTAGGTTGGATTCCTCCCAAATATATGTGTAATGTTTTCTAGAAGTGCTGCTCattcatacaattttttttttaataaaaagcaacATGTGTAAAAACAACTAGCTAGTGTGGTAAATTATTACCAATATTCGTGTGAGGGCCCGACTACTAATAATAGCAACAACACGTACAATATGAAATTTCCACCAGccagagaggtttttttttaattctttcttttcatccATTACAATAAACCATGAAGATTAAAAACAGAGACCGCTCTCTCAGATTGTTGTGATGGGCGATATGGAGCATCAAGAACCAACAATAGATATCAACGGCTTGAGATTCACGTACCCAGGAATAGACGGTCACCCACCGCCTGGGTCCAAACCGTTGATCGATGAGTTCTTTCTCACCCTCAATTCTGGTGATCGATGCCTTCTTGTTGGATCCAACGGCGCTGGGAAAACTACAATTCTGAAGATATTAGGAGGAAAACACATGGTGGAACCCCAAATGGTTCGTGTTCTAGGAAGGTCTGCTTTTCACGACACTGCTGCTTTAACTTCTTCTGGACATCTTTCTTATCTTGGAGGAGAGTGGAGGCGAGAAGTTGCTTTTGCTGGTTTTGAGGTTCCGATACAAATGGATATTTCTGCGGAGAAGATGATATTTGGGGTGGCAGGTATTGATCCTCAAAGAAGAGCTGAGCTAATCAAGGTATTGGACATTGATCTGTCATGGAGGATGCACAAGGTTTCTGATGGCCAGAGAAGGCGGGTGCAAATTTGCATGGGTCTCCTGAGGCCATTCAAGGTTCTTCTTCTTGATGAGATAATGGTTGACCTCGATGTGCTAGCAAGGGCTGACCTTCTGAAGTTTCTAAGAAAGGAATGTGAAGAGCGAAGTGCTACAATTATCTATGCAACACATATATTTGATGGTTTGGAGGAGTGGCCAACGCATATTTTGTATGTTGCTCATGGGAAGTTGCAATTCGCAATGCCAATGGCCAAAATAAAAGAGACTAGTAATTTGTCACTAATGAGAACAGTGGAGAGCTGGCTGAG
It encodes the following:
- the LOC7497548 gene encoding ABC transporter I family member 20, which translates into the protein MGDMEHQEPTIDINGLRFTYPGIDGHPPPGSKPLIDEFFLTLNSGDRCLLVGSNGAGKTTILKILGGKHMVEPQMVRVLGRSAFHDTAALTSSGHLSYLGGEWRREVAFAGFEVPIQMDISAEKMIFGVAGIDPQRRAELIKVLDIDLSWRMHKVSDGQRRRVQICMGLLRPFKVLLLDEIMVDLDVLARADLLKFLRKECEERSATIIYATHIFDGLEEWPTHILYVAHGKLQFAMPMAKIKETSNLSLMRTVESWLRKERDEERKRRQERKAGGLPEYEKQVEGSRVTGDPARVGARVMNNGWAAGRLHSTIAGEENFFLSSNRVLR